From Passer domesticus isolate bPasDom1 chromosome 5, bPasDom1.hap1, whole genome shotgun sequence, the proteins below share one genomic window:
- the LGALS1 gene encoding galectin-1 yields the protein MSCGPVCTNLGLKPGQRLTVKGKIAPNAKSFVMNLGKDATLLGLHFNPRFDAHGDVNTIVCNSKKVEEWGAEHREAVFPFQKGGTAEITFSVNQNDVTVHLPGHQFTFPNRLNLSVFDYFDTQGDFTLQSLSWE from the exons atGTCTTGC GGACCAGTGTGCACCAACCTGGGTCTCAAGCCTGGCCAGCGCCTCACTGTCAAGGGGAAAATTGCACCAAATGCCAAGAG cttTGTGATGAATCTGGGCAAGGATGCTACCCTCCTTGGACTTCACTTCAATCCCCGTTTCGATGCTCATGGCGATGTGAACACCATCGTGTGCAACTCCAAGAAGGTGGAAGAGTGGggtgcagagcacagggaggcTGTCTTTCCTTTCCAGAAGGGGGGCACAGCAGAG ATCACTTTTAGTGTCAACCAAAATGATGTGACAGTCCACCTGCCAGGCCACCAGTTCACGTTCCCTAACCGGCTTAACCTCTCTGTCTTTGACTACTTTGATACACAAGGGGACTTCACACTCCAGTCCCTCAGCTGGGAATAA
- the LOC135300631 gene encoding urotensin-2 receptor-like codes for MSYNTSLISPSPREDPKGGSFLEESNGGGDDSNVLGGDSLVTGPLGAVLLVMCLTGMVGNIYTVAVASGRVAGCSAGPLGVYMINLALADLLYLSTIPFVVCTYFAHDWFFGDVGCRLLLSLDLLTMHASIFLLTAMSLERYWAVAKPLRARRAGNACRRLASAILWLLSLLLTAPMMAMTQLRQGDGPQKRICVPTWTPSAFRLYLTVLFATSVLAPGAVLGIVYTRLARAYQSSAWRRGLPVAGRAPARRLLSRISAIVVAYWACFLPFWAWQLAGLYQGEGLGIGPTAQAYLNFGVSCLAYGNSCVNPFLYTLLASSYRRRRGRAGTGEARPAAPSRQAVGRHSIPPAFREFSGSVRESGQ; via the coding sequence ATGTCTTACAACACTTCTCTCATCAGCCCAAGTCCTAGAGAGGATCCCAAGGGTGGCAGTTTCTTGGAGGAAAGCAATGGTGGGGGTGATGACAGCAATgtcctgggaggggacagcctGGTCACAGGGCCGCTGGGCGCAGTGCTGCTGGTCATGTGCCTCACTGGGATGGTGGGGAACATCTACACAGTGGCAGTGGCCTCTGGCAGGGTGGCAGGCTGCTCAGCAGGCCCCTTGGGGGTCTACATGATCAACCTTGCCCTGGCTGACCTCCTGTACCTTTCCACCATCCCCTTTGTGGTTTGCACCTACTTTGCCCACGACTGGTTCTTTGGGGATGTGGGTTGCAGGCTTTTGCTCAGCCTGGACCTCCTCACCATGCACGCCAGCATCTTCCTCCTGACCGCCATGAGCCTGGAGAGGTACTGGGCGGTGGCCAAGCCTCTGCGGGCCCGGCGGGCCGGCAACGCCTGCCGCAGACTGGCCAGCGCCATCCTCTGGCTCCTCTCGCTCCTGCTCACGGCCCCCATGATGGCGATGACTCAGCTGCGGCAGGGGGACGGCCCCCAAAAGCGCATCTGCGTCCCCACCTGGACGCCATCGGCTTTCCGGCTCTACCTGACGGTGCTGTTCGCCACCAGCGTCCTGGCACCCGGCGCCGTGCTGGGCATCGTCTAcacccgcctggcccgggcgtaCCAGTCCTCGGCCTGGCGCCGGGGGCTGCCGGTGGCCGGCCGGGCCCCTGCGCGGCGGCTCCTCTCCAGGATCTCCGCCATCGTGGTGGCCTACTGGGCCTGCTTCCTCCCCTTCTGGGCCTGGCAGCTGGCCGGGCTGTAccagggagaggggctgggcatCGGCCCCACTGCCCAGGCCTACCTTAACTTCGGTGTCAGCTGCCTGGCCTACGGCAACAGCTGTGTCAACCCCTTCCTGTACACCCTGCTTGCCAGCAGCTACCGCCGGCGCCGTGGCCGCGCTGGGACGGGCGAGGCGCGGCCTGCAGCACCCTCTCGGCAGGCTGTGGGAAGGCACAGCATCCCCCCGGCTTTCAGGGAGTTCTCGGGGTCTGTGAGGGAAAGTGGGCAGTGA
- the PDXP gene encoding chronophin: protein MASCRRLSGAGLREVLGPAQGLLFDCDGVLWAGERAVPGAPELLERLRRSGKAALFVSNNSRRSVAELERRFSRLGFRGVRAEHVFSSALCSALFLRQRLLGGGGGNGSGAGRVFVLGGEGLRGEVRDAGLRLAGEGEPAPGEPVRAVLVGYDDQFTFAKLAQACGYLRDPQCLLVATDPDPWHPLSDGQRTPGTGSLTAAVETASGRKALVVGKPNTYMFECIVERFGVDPSRTLMVGDRLETDILFGKNCGLATILTLTGVSRLEEAQAYMASDSAAAKDLVPNYYVDSIADLIPGLDE, encoded by the exons atGGCGAGCTGCCGGCGGCTGAGCGgcgcggggctgcgggaggTGCTGGGCCCGGCGCAGGGGCTGCTCTTCGACTGCGACGGCGTCCTGTGGGCGGGCGAGCGCGCCGTGCCCGGCGCCCCCGAGCTGCTGGAGCGGCTGCGGCGCAGCGGCAAGGCCGCCCTCTTCGTCAGCAATAACAGCCGCCGCTCGGTGGCCGAGCTGGAGCGGCGTTTCAGCCGCCTCGGCTTCCGCGGCGTGCGCGCCGAGCACGTCTTCAGCTCGGCGCTCTGCTCCGCGCTCTTCCTCCGCCAGCGCCTcctcggcggcggcggcgggaacGGCAGCGGCGCCGGCCGCGTCTTCGTGCTGGGCGGCGAGGGGCTGCGCGGCGAGGTGCGCGACGCCGGGCTGCGGCTGGCGGGCGAGGGCGAGCCGGCGCCCGGCGAGCCCGTGCGCGCCGTCCTGGTGGGCTACGACGACCAGTTCACCTTCGCCAAGCTGGCGCAGGCCTGCGGCTACCTGCGCGACCCGCAGTGCCTGCTGGTGGCCACCGACCCCGACCCCTGGCACCCGCTCAGCGACGGCCAGCGCACCCCCG ggactggcagccTCACGGCCGCGGTGGAAACGGCTTCGGGCCGCAAGGCGCTGGTGGTGGGCAAGCCCAACACGTACATGTTTGAGTGCATCGTGGAGCGCTTCGGGGTCGACCCGTCCCGCACGCTCATGGTGGGAGACCGGCTGGAGACAGACATCCTCTTCGGCAAGAACTGCGGCCTTGCCACCATCCTCACCCTGACAGGCGTGTCCCGCCTGGAAGAGGCGCAGGCCTACATGGCCAGCGACAGCGCCGCCGCCAAGGATCTGGTGCCCAATTACTACGTGGACAGTATTGCAGACTTGATACCAGGCCTGGATGAGTAA